From Lycium ferocissimum isolate CSIRO_LF1 chromosome 12, AGI_CSIRO_Lferr_CH_V1, whole genome shotgun sequence, one genomic window encodes:
- the LOC132039270 gene encoding F-box protein CPR1-like — MNHSKKTKQMNADGAMGMHLQEEITMDILSRLPVQSLLRFKCVSKFWMTLISEPYFMMKHLHHAKNNQNSQKILVLNGKFSLYCSSLSSVQLAEDVHKLDWPSSGKPWRCKIYGCYDGLAFIGFHNCPDTDLIVLLLWNPSTRESIALPPPEFPPEDFCTWGLGYDSTSDDYKILKIDLKAHSEILALKSGSWRKIDKHPTGIYPVSLANMDTLAFVHGAFHWLGLSLKICGFI, encoded by the coding sequence ATGAACCATTCAAAGAAAACAAAGCAGATGAATGCTGATGGGGCTATGGGAATGCACTTGCAAGAAGAAATAACTATGGACATTCTCAGCAGGCTACCTGTGCAGTCTCTTCTTCGATTCAAATGTGTTTCAAAGTTTTGGATGACATTAATCTCCGAGCCTTACTTTATGATGAAGCATCTCCATCATGCAAAGAATAACCAAAACTCCCAAAAAATTCTTGTTCTTAACGGCAAGTTCTCCTTGTATTGTTCTTCTTTATCGTCGGTTCAATTGGCTGAGGATGTACATAAACTTGATTGGCCTTCTAGCGGTAAACCATGGAGATGCAAAATATATGGTTGTTACGATGGCTTGGCTTTTATCGGGTTTCATAATTGTCCCGATACAGACCTCATAGTACTTTTGCTATGGAACCCCTCCACAAGAGAATCAATAGCACTTCCTCCTCCAGAATTTCCACCGGAGGACTTCTGTACTTGGGGATTGGGATATGACTCAACTAGTGATGACTATAAGATCCTTAAGATTGATCTCAAAGCACACAGTGAAATTCTCGCGCTGAAAAGTGGttcttggagaaaaattgataaacaTCCTACTGGCATTTACCCCGTGTCGTTGGCTAATATGGACACTCTGGCATTTGTACACGGAGCATTTCATTGGCTTGGTTTGTCACTGAAAATCTGTGGCTTCATTTAG